The Microbacterium sp. LWH7-1.2 genome window below encodes:
- a CDS encoding FCD domain-containing protein: protein MADTNALPVFPAVRPVSASRLADEVVEQIRSIILKNDLQEGTRLPSERELASQLGASRPIVAQALRTLSMMGLVDIRPGSGAYVMRRPEHLIAQSMQLMMEVNDDSLDHLLDLRLLLEDRGTSLATSNSTAEDVARVRGALERMTAAGSAASWVAADALFHAAIVRAGQNKYMAMMFEAVHNAAVSNTYRAWIESGETPDWLLSGADRPDEVHIAMLEALENRDAMAMRECVHSHHSAMLAHLHVR, encoded by the coding sequence ATGGCGGACACCAACGCGTTGCCCGTTTTTCCTGCAGTTCGCCCGGTCTCGGCCAGCCGACTCGCGGATGAGGTGGTGGAGCAGATCCGGTCAATCATCCTCAAGAACGACCTTCAGGAAGGCACCCGCTTGCCGTCCGAGCGGGAACTGGCATCGCAGCTCGGCGCCAGCCGGCCCATCGTGGCTCAGGCGCTGCGGACGCTGTCGATGATGGGTCTAGTGGACATCCGTCCGGGGTCCGGGGCGTACGTCATGCGTCGACCCGAACACCTCATCGCGCAGTCGATGCAGCTGATGATGGAAGTCAACGACGACTCGCTCGACCATCTCCTGGACTTGCGGCTGCTGCTGGAAGACCGCGGAACCAGCCTGGCCACGTCAAACTCGACCGCCGAAGACGTCGCGCGGGTGCGCGGCGCGCTGGAGCGCATGACGGCCGCCGGGTCGGCGGCGAGCTGGGTCGCCGCCGACGCGCTGTTCCATGCCGCGATTGTCCGGGCCGGTCAGAACAAGTACATGGCGATGATGTTCGAGGCGGTGCACAACGCTGCCGTGAGTAACACATACCGCGCCTGGATCGAGTCTGGTGAGACGCCTGACTGGCTCCTGTCAGGGGCGGATCGACCCGACGAGGTGCATATCGCGATGCTCGAGGCGCTAGAGAACCGCGACGCGATGGCCATGCGCGAGTGCGTGCACTCGCACCACTCCGCCATGCTCGCGCACCTGCACGTGCGATAG
- a CDS encoding 1-deoxy-D-xylulose-5-phosphate synthase N-terminal domain-containing protein: protein MARGIRRRAVEMVAPQGFGYLGQALSSAETVAALYGSYLRPGVDRFICSPGHYIIAAYAAAAEVGLLSEEQLLTYGQDGSELEAIGTERTPLVDLTCGSLAQGLSGAAGFAYADRLLSRTGGRVYALISDGELEEGQVWEAAMFAAHHRLASLVVILDANNSQVDGPVDTITTIEPIADKWTAFGWHAIDIDGHDVDAVHAAFESALNDERPSIIIARTSTVHGLDVLPPDADGHFIKLPAELAAAAREELADA, encoded by the coding sequence TTGGCCCGTGGCATCCGCCGACGTGCGGTGGAGATGGTTGCTCCGCAAGGATTCGGCTACCTGGGGCAGGCGCTGTCCAGTGCAGAGACGGTCGCCGCTCTCTACGGCAGCTATTTGCGCCCCGGAGTGGACCGCTTCATCTGCTCTCCGGGGCACTACATCATCGCGGCGTACGCCGCCGCCGCGGAGGTCGGTCTCCTCAGCGAGGAGCAGCTGCTCACCTACGGGCAAGACGGCTCCGAGCTCGAGGCCATCGGCACGGAGCGGACCCCGCTGGTCGACCTGACGTGCGGTTCACTCGCCCAGGGACTTTCAGGCGCTGCGGGATTCGCGTACGCCGACCGGCTCCTTTCGCGAACCGGAGGACGTGTCTACGCCCTCATCAGCGACGGTGAGCTGGAGGAAGGTCAGGTGTGGGAGGCGGCCATGTTCGCCGCTCACCACCGACTGGCCAGCCTCGTGGTCATCCTCGACGCGAACAACTCCCAGGTGGACGGTCCGGTCGACACCATCACGACCATCGAGCCGATTGCCGACAAGTGGACGGCATTCGGATGGCATGCCATCGACATCGACGGGCACGACGTGGATGCGGTGCACGCGGCGTTCGAGAGTGCGCTGAACGATGAGCGCCCGTCGATCATCATCGCCCGCACCTCCACCGTTCACGGACTTGATGTGCTGCCGCCGGACGCGGATGGTCATTTCATCAAGCTGCCAGCCGAGTTGGCCGCTGCAGCCCGAGAGGAACTCGCTGATGCATAA